The DNA window TTCCTCCGGGTAAGTTTCCGCGCCAGGGCCGCCCCTGCATCCCGCTGGTCTCCCCAAGACCGGCTGGGGCACCGAGTCTCACGGCTCACCTGAAGAAGGCCGGTCGGAGTAGCGCGTGCAGTAGACCCAGGCCGGCCAGAGCATGGGCTGCGTGCCCAGGTTGGCGCTGGCCTGCGAGCTGTCCGAGTCTGAGCTCACCGACAGGTCGCCGCCGCCCAAGCCTCGGGACTTTAGCGCCCCGTCCAGGGGGCCTCCGGGGTCGCCGCTTTTCTTGGCGCCACCGTGCAGCGAGAGCGTCTTGGAGCCGCCTTCTCCATCACCCGGGGAGTCGCCGCCACTGGTGGGTAGCGGCCCTCCGGCGCCCGGCGCGCAGGGCGGGTTTTGCCGGGACTCCCTGGTGCCGGTTCCCAGGAGCTGCTCGGCGCCGCCCGAGCCGCCGACTCCCTCCGCGCCTCCCGCGCCGCCTTCGTGGCGGGATCCGCCGACTCTTCCTCCGCCCACGCCCACGCAGCTCGTCCCCGCATcctttcgccggccgaactctgGCCGGAGGATATTGTCGATGAAGAAGTTGGTGATGCGGTGCGGGTGCTGGTGATTGCCTGGCGCCTGCAAGACCGCGGGCAACATCAGAGCGCGCCGGCGGCCGGTGTCGGAGTCGCTGGGGCTGCTACCGCCGCCGCCTGAGCCGCCGCCAGGGCTGGATTCCGGCTGCCGCTGTCcctccgccgccgccgccgccgccgccgcttcgCTGGGCTTGGGATCATTCTCCTCCATGCTTCACAGTAAATCCCAAACAGGCTCTCCTGGGACCCTCCTCCAAAGGAACCTTCGGCCCTCCCGCGGCGCACTCAGACCCTAGTGCTCCTGCCCAAACGAGTCTTCTGAGGGTGTGCGCTGCGGCCACCGCCAGGGCTAGGGTCTTAGGAATCAGCGGCTGCGCTCGGAGAGGAGCCACGCTCGAATCCACGAGTTGGGTTAGAAAATACCAAGAGTGCTCCTCTCGCCAGGATGCCGGGAGATTCAAAAGAAGCAGATCCTGGTCTTAGCGGAGCACCCGGTTCCAGATAGTCACAATAGTCCGGTGGGGATCCGGCTCCGCGCTCCTCTCCACGTCCAGCTGCCTTGGGCTCCGGCGCCGCCGCCTCGGCCGCCCCGGGCTAGAGCTGCGCTCATGCAGGCAGCACGCTCCCCCGCACTCACGCCCGCCAGGGCCAGCTCCGGCTGCAGCCGCCGCCGGGCCGTCTCCACCCGCGCGCCCCGGCCGGCCCTCGAGGGTGCGCGGCGCGAGCGCTTAACGCGCCCGCCGCCGCCAGCACGCACATGGAGGCCCGCGGGCCCGCGCTGCGCTCGGCCGGCCTCGGAGCCCCCTCCGCACGGCCGCCGCCCCGCTGCGGGCCGGGGCGCCCCACCGGCGTGCGGCTGCGCCCCCGCCGAACCCCGCCGAGCTCCGCGGCCCGAGTCGCATGGGTAAGGGGCGGGAGGCGCGGGCCGGGCCAAGCCGGGCTGGGCCTCCCGCGCTCCCTCGCCGTCTGCGCGCCCTCGCCGCCTCGGCCTCCGCGCGGGCTTAGGAAATTTCCAGGCCACTTAGCGCAACCTGAGACACTTTCACTCTggatttttgttcttatttttaacaGAGCCCCCTCGAGTGACGTCGCGGGCCGGTCTCCTGGACACGTGCCTCGGGCCAATGGCCGCAGCGCCACGCACCCACGTGACACGCCGGCGGCCGCTGGGTGACAGGAGCCGCCTGCTGCCCCTCCCCCGccacctcctccctccccccccttaAAGTGGCCGCGTTCTCTGGCTCCTGGTGCAGAAACCCCCGACCCAGaaagacacccccccccccaacaagTCCTCTGCGCGCGCTCGCGTTTCCCGTCTCTTCTTGGTTCAGGAATCGGGGAAACCTACGACAGCCTGGCCAGGTCACCCTGGTGCGTATTTGTGGACACACGCTGGAAGACTGCTATTTTTAACATTTCCATATTGTTTACCGTGGGGAGAAATCCCACAATTCCTTGCACAAAAtgcataaataatattaaatgagCTGCTGTGATACAAAGGGACTTTTGTAGTCCGCTTTCTTTGCTGGTGGAGAGGAAAATTATCACTTACGTTTGAATTTGGTAACCCGGCAGCATCCCTTCTTAAACGCAGGGCGGGTGCGCAGGACACTCCTCCTGCAGACACTCTAAATGTGCGTACGTGTGCGTGTGCAAGGAGGCGCGTGCATGCGGTAGGATCTTACCCGGCGACGCAGGTCCTCTGGAAGCACGCACGGATCCGCAGCAGCGCGAGCATATGATTTGGGACGCCGTTCatggaaaaagaaataaatgagcaTAGACGGTTATCACGAAATCTATTTTGGAAAGAAGAGGATTCTTCGATTCTTCGCCCAAACTCTTAAAACCATTGGGAGGGAAAATACTCCGGAGGGCAGCTGCCCCCGCAATTCTGGCCTGATCCAATCGGTAGGGTAGAGTCCCCCCACCCACCTCACACAACGACTGGGCTACCAGACTGTTCACCTCATTTTCTTTGTCTTAAAAATCCTTTAAACTAGTGTCGCAGGAAAGCAGGGTCAATTTGAAAGGAGACTAGGAATCTGATGCAGGGCGGGGGCCGGTTTGCCTCCCTGCTTTCTTCTTTATCCCCTTCTCAACTCCCTTGGCTGCGGTCCGAATGTTCAACTCAAACTGCTTATTCCTcttctctccccctcctccctcggGCGCCTTCCGGTTTGCACTTCCCTCCCACCAAACACTCCTGTTAGCTCAGGCTCGCCTGTCCAtcattaaaaatgcatttttatgGATATTTGTGAACTTTGAGAAACATCGAAAATGGCAGCTCTGAGGGTGCAGGAGTGCCAGTACAATGAAAGTACTCTGGGTGGACCAGCATCAGGGGAGGGCAGCAGAGGGAGACCCCAGCCTGGCTTCTCAGGGTGGACTGCCCCTGGGTGCCCACCTTAACAGAGTTCCAAGCTGGGGCAGTCAGCAGGAAGCTGACAGGCCCTGAGTGAAGGGCAAGGATGGGGCAAGTAGCCCCCATGCCAGGCAGTGAGACCTGCAGAGTCCTTATCAGGCTTGAGAGTTGTGCCCTAGCCCTGCTCTTCTCAAGCCCACACCCAGCAACTGTCAGTCTGCACCCACTCTGCCCACAGGAAGGCTTAAGGGTGTTGGCAGGGGTGGGGCAGGAAGCAATAGTTCCCAAAGTGCTGCTCCCATAGGGGCTGATGAGTGGAAGTCCTGTGTTGGGTCACGGACTCTGAAGGTGGCCTGTGGGTGAGTGGGCTCTGGATGTAGATAGGTGCCTCACTCTTCTCTTGAGGTGACCTCCACTTCCATTCCTGCTTCTCCACTTTTCTCATTGGAGGGGTCTTTCCCAGAGTTTTTGGCTAGGCACATGCCTGATAGGCATACTCCCTGGGTGTTACATAAATGAAACCCCATAACTCTTGCCTCTAGGAAAATGGAGCTCGGCAGGATGTGTAGAACATCTATAACACATGCTTAGACTGAGGGGGGGGGGGTTCTGCCAAGTCATAGGACTGTAATCATCCTGGCCAGGGAATGAATAGTCCAAATTCTTCAGGTCTCCTGACAGTGAACTGTGGACGAAAGACCTAGAGCTGTGTGCTCCCCACAAAGCCGTCCCAGGTTGATTTCTCCGCCTGTCCCATGAAAAGCAATTAGGTCGTGTCCTGACAagtattgttttattttcttgggGAACTTTGCCTCTGATAGATAGTCTTAGCATTAGATGAGCCCAAGGAGCTGGACTTCAGTTGTGCTATCTTGGGGAGCCCCACACCCCAATTCATAGTTGTAACATAAACTCCCCAAAGCAGTGCTATCTGCGGCAGACCTGGCCTGTCTGTGGCTGTGGTCCAGGGGCTCCAGGCTGTACTGTCAGGCTGAGTCAGGGAGGAAGTGGAGTTGCTAGGTTATTTCAGGGAAAAGAGAGGTGGAAGGTGTTTGGGTGGGGGGAACCAAAGGAACAAGGAGCAGGGAATAAAGAGAGGAATTAGAGGAGGGTATGGAGCCACCCAAagcaggcccccaaatgaaaataCTTCGGGGAAGAGTGACGCTCAAGAATGGGCACCATCCAAAAGCCAAGGGGGGGGGGTGTAGGATGAAGCTTGCCACCCAAGGGCTGGAGGTCCTAAGTCCCCCCAACAGGAATCTCTAGGAGCTGTTTCTGGAAGTCTCTAAAATATGTTTGAGGTCCAGCGCtggtctcctcctccttctggGAGAGGGCTTGCTTTCTGGGGAGGCCACGGTTCCGGGCACAGTTGGTGGAGCTGGGGTGCCAGTTCTAGCTGCCTCTGGGCCCTGCACCAGGCTTGCGGTGCTCCTCGGCCTTCTGCCGAGAATGGCCGCCGCCCTCGCCTCTCCGTGAGACCAATGAACATCGGGCATTTGTTTCTCCTCTAAGGGAACGTGAAGCTCTAGCCCCTCAAATTCGTTTCCCTTCCACCCAGAGCGGGGACCAGGAGCAAGCCCGCAAGCCACCCGCTTACACAGAACTATCCTCCACATTTGTGCACCAGCTGCACAAAGAGGGGCTGGGAGGGCACAAAGGGGAAGCAGGCGTCCACATACCCAGTACTTAGTGGCGCCGACGCTGGTGCTGCAATTGGAACCCCAGCGCCAGGCTGCCATACCCAAAgtgctgggtgcctggctccggaTCCAGCGTACCGATTTCTCTTGAAAGAAAGCCTGAAGAGGGTGACTTTCCCATCCTCCCACGCCCCGCGCTTCCCTGGATTCTCTAGATTGTTATGGGTATAGTAGGAAATATCGAAAGCACCGAGAGCGGCTTTCTCTCCCGATGCTCCTGGGCACTTGCTTGGTCGAAACGCCCAACAGTCGCAGAAAGCAAAATCTTGATTCCAGAAAATCCGGACCAAGCCAGCTCTGTGCCCTGGACCGGGGCTGAGCCCCAAACCCCTGGGTCCTGGGCGCCTGGGAGGCAGTCGATGCCGAAACGAGGCTGCCTGGGACTGTCACTGGTCTGCAGACAATGGCAAAAGCGAAGTGGGGCAGAGAGGCAGGGCATGGTCTGGCAGGAGCAGTGGGCACTAAGGTTGCCTGTTTACTCACCTGTGAACTAAGGACAGGCCCACAGACTGCTGTGggcggacttggactgggatcagAAACCCCTACCGAatagaggaaagaagaaagggaagggACCTGGGAGTGTCATGGGCACTGGATATGCACACACCCTCCCTTCCCGGGCTGCTTCTTTTACCCGGGCTTGCCAGAGTCACCAAGCTGTGCTGGCAAAAACGTTAGGTCAGTTTTTCCTGCCGGGACTAGGCTGGGGAGGGCAGCCTGCAGCTTGTCTCTCAGCCAGCCCTGCAGCATGACTGGATGGTCTGTGCTCTCTGGGTTTTGGGAAGGGAGGGGGCCAGGCACCTACTAGGGAAGCCCTCCTGTCCCAGCCACAGGGAAAGGACCTCTcttgacacttagcccccgtgtggCCAGGGAGAGCCGGGGGATGCCCACAAATGGGCATATATCCACAGCTGGACAGAAAGGATCagaaacctctttttttttttttcctcctcaagaGACATGCTTCGAGAAGAATGTGAAAACAGCCTCCTCTTTTTGTGCTAGAAAGCCCACACCTAAACTAAGTCCTTCCTTGGCCACCCAGGATCCCTGGGCATGCTGGGTGGGTGGATCTGACTTGCCTGTCCCCTTTCCTTTCCCCCTGTTTTACTGCTGGTCTTCATCCTGATAAAACTTGGACCCCTACAGAAGCTGGACCCACTTCCCCTGAAAGTGGACACACCTACATTCTGGTATCTGGTGAGGGAGTCTCGCTGCATCTTCCAGCAGGTGTCGTGGGTGGGGGGTTCAGAGTGCTCCACGACCTTCATGCCTCAACTTTAAGGAAAATGCCCCACCCCTATGGTAGCCACCCAGAAGAAAGTGGCTCTCCCAAGAAATCCAGGGTTGAATAAGTGAACTTAGTTTGCAAAGGGATTTGAAGTGTGGCCTTTAGGGCTTGAGCTGGCTTAGCATACCAAAACAGGAAGGAGAACATCTAAAGGGTGGAGAGCTTTGAAAAAATTAGTACCTTCTGTAATCTTACAGCTGTTTATAGCGGGGAGAAATTCTAGTGTCTACCCACCATCTTCCTTTTGATCTtgcgggggtggtggtggtggggggacaAGATGTTAAAAAGAAGCTCCTGAAACACTGCTTTACCTAATAAAGTATGaggtttcttttctcctctttctgtCCCTAAAGACCACAAGTGACACAGAGGCAAGCCTAGCGTGAACTCATACAGGTTGACTTTCCACATTTTGTGAAATATTATCTGGGTGGCTGGACCCATCCAGAATTTTAGTGCAGGTTTACATCAGAACATTTGGATCAGTCCAGCCAAACTACTACAGATAGTGAATAACCAGTTAAGATAGGTTTCACAAAAGGAAAACAATATCTAAACAACCTCGCCACCCCCAATATCAGCACCAATTAAAGAGTGCTCAGTGAGGAGAACTCTACTGTTGAGCTGTATACTGAGTAACTTGGGGGGAAGATAGGGCTTTTAAATGCATAAGCTAAAACAATTTAATGAGCTGGGCTCacgtctgtaattccagtggctggggaggcagcgggaggaggattgcaagttcaaagccagtctcagtaactcaCTGagcccttgtctcaaaataaaatataaaaagggctggggatgtggctcagtggttaagcatgtctgggttcaatccctggtatcaaaaaacaacaaacaacaaaaacaaaacaaataatctaatggatttcttttttctttatcaaaTAGAAATAGTCACCTTTATGTAAAAGGTGACTAAATTGTGAATTAAATTCAGACAACCCTTACGTTTTGATTAAATTATTGATCGATTCTGAGTTCAACAAGGTCGGTCATTTCTTTAGCTTGAGTATCTCTGATTGGCATACATTCCCAGATGTGTAATAGGTGTGTGGGGGGAACCCCTGCACCCGGTCAGTTGGAGCATTAACTATAGAAACTCACTGGAGTTAAGTCCAGTGAACTTTAGGAGCACAAAGCCTCAGTACATCACTAATGACCTTCATGCACGTACCCTTGGATGGGCTCTGGTGTCACACCCGCACCGGGGGCACCTGTCCTTAGTCTTTACCAAGGCCCACATCGTCTTCCTTGGACAGCCATCCCATGTCACAGCCACTAGGGACAGGGAACTTCTCTCTTTCTCACAGCACTGCCTTGATCCCAGCACTTCTGGCTCCAAAAAGGCAAAGTGCAGTGTAGAAGTGCTCTTCTCCAACCTCCTCCCCTCGTCCCTGTCCCTCTAAAAAACACCCCAGTTCTGTCCAGGGAGCCTCTTGGTGCTGTGCTTCGTGTTGTGGAGTTTCAGGGTTTTGTGAGTGTCTCACATCAGTTAATCCCCTAAGACACAACAGTCTCTGATTCGGCAAAGCTCAGCAACTCTACACCATTTGGGGTGTTAACACAGGCTAGGAGAAGGAAACGGGATGGGTGCAAGGAGTCCCCACGTCTGTAGCTGATGCCCTTAAATTCCTCGGGATTTACTCTTCCCCATCTACCAGGGCGAGAAATCCGAGCCCTTCTGATTAACTGTCCGCTTTCAGTTCTCAGTCTGCACGGCCAAGTCCGACTTCACAAGCGCTCAGCCTCTGGGTTACAGATGTTGGGGGTCGCGCCTGAAGAGGGGGGTAGGAAGGGGACTCAGGGCGTCTGGGGCCTGGACCGGAAAGCTTGGTCTCAGGACGCGGCAGCACGTTTTCAGGGCAAAACGCAGTTCCCTTTGATAGGCACTGGGCGACGTTTGGGGTTTTCTGTCTTCACAGATACAAGTTCAGCTCTGCCGTCCTGCAAAGAAGTCCTGAGATCTCAGGCTTGAAAACAGAACTTGGAGCCCAGTCTCCTTGGGTGGGAAACCCGGGGCATTCACCGCAGTCGGCGGCTGGAATGAATTTTGGATCAGGAGCCCCAAAGAGAGGAGCATCTGCCAGGGTCCGAAGTTCGGCCGAAAGCAGGCTTGCAGTCGTTCTGTCCCGGCTAGAATCTTCTTTCCTCCGTGGAAACAACTCGAAAACAAAACCAGACGAAAACGGAGCGGCGGTGCGGGTCG is part of the Callospermophilus lateralis isolate mCalLat2 chromosome 1, mCalLat2.hap1, whole genome shotgun sequence genome and encodes:
- the En2 gene encoding homeobox protein engrailed-2; translated protein: MEENDPKPSEAAAAAAAAEGQRQPESSPGGGSGGGGSSPSDSDTGRRRALMLPAVLQAPGNHQHPHRITNFFIDNILRPEFGRRKDAGTSCVGVGGGRVGGSRHEGGAGGAEGVGGSGGAEQLLGTGTRESRQNPPCAPGAGGPLPTSGGDSPGDGEGGSKTLSLHGGAKKSGDPGGPLDGALKSRGLGGGDLSVSSDSDSSQASANLGTQPMLWPAWVYCTRYSDRPSSGPRSRKPKKKNPNKEDKRPRTAFTAEQLQRLKAEFQTNRYLTEQRRQSLAQELSLNESQIKIWFQNKRAKIKKATGNKNTLAVHLMAQGLYNHSTAAKEGKSDSE